Genomic window (Lycium barbarum isolate Lr01 chromosome 2, ASM1917538v2, whole genome shotgun sequence):
cttttttataaatattattttatgtgaatgtcagttatttttaagggtatttattactttgtatgtagtatgtttcaacaggtgtaattttttttaaaaaatcagaagaaaaatatttgtgacAGATTTGCGACGGATTTTGGTCGTTGCTAGAGGGAAAACAGTAGGCTACAGACTGCGACAAACATTTTATTGTCGCTAAATGCACGCACAAATAATTCAAATAttttgcgacggattagcgacaaTGGTTTTCATCGCTAATTTACTAAAATgacgaaatgaaatatgaaattagtcactgaattcataacaatagcaacaaaataATCCATTGCTATAATGTGGAATGGATCTCATACGTCGCTACTCTTTCGCTAAGTTTGCTACAGATTTCATTTTTCCGTCGCTAATAGGTTAGCAACGCGCAAAATCGTAACAGACGACATTCCGTCGCTAATCTGTCGCAACACATGTTTAGCAACAAATATTTGCTGATTAGCGACGGAATACGTCCGTCACTTaacgctatttttttttttttgtagtgaattccagggttactttttagtttcttttaatttttaatttatttatattactattattttaatttcttttttatttttacattttaattatttttatttttaaaatatatttttctttttatattatttatcttttATTTACTTTCTTCTcaatcccaacctttacttcttgtggttccatcttccatgtaattgctcgtattctttttcatttttttattttattagtttAGCATAACCGtgctattattttaatttttgaaactacacccaTAATATTAGAAAGAACGAGTCATcaacaaacttggcatataataaGTGACGTAATAAAAGTAGAATTTCAttatgaatgaggttatagactttatttttcctttcttttgaattatatttacttaaatcatgttggaacttacttatgtaatgttcactactaaaaaaacagtgtttagtgacggacgtattccgtcactaatcagcatatatctgttgctaaacatgtgttgcgacggattagcgacggaATGTCGTCTGTTGCGATTTTGCGCGTTGCTAACCTATTAGCGACGGAATATGAAATCTGTAGCAAACTTAGCGACATTGTAGCGACGTATGAAATCCGTTCCACATTATAGCAACGGATtattttgttgctattgttatgaattccgtgactaatttcatatttcatttcgtcgttttagtaaattagcgacgaaaatattgtcgctaatccgtcgcaaaatctttgaattatttgtgcctgcatttagcgacaatacaatgtttgtcgcagtctgtagcctactgttttccctctagcaacgaccaaaatccgtcgcaaatctgtcacaaatatttttcttccaattttttattttattttaaatacacctgttaacacatactaaatacaaagtaataaatacccttaaaaataactgacattcacataaaataatatttataaaaaagattcaaaatagatagcgaaatcctaatcgttaagtccaaaacaccgacaacaccaagctgtcaactaccaaaagaacccacacatccatcaagtattgttagtgcataattttgttctttccaacaaaaagcagataactttgtgcttgagatccaagaccatatattcttcTCTTCCTTGTTCCCCTAGCAGCTTCGTAATATGCTTCACATTGATCAATATCAGACTGAGATCAACATCATTGCCCTTGGCATCCTTCAAAAATTAAAAGAGCTTTAGCCATCCGATATCTTGTCACGGTTACAGCTTAAGCCGTATAATCCTGAGAAAGAACTACTCTCAATCAATAATGTTTCATTACTTATCAACATCAAAACAGACTTGAAACCAAAACTTTAGACTATAAAGAAACTAAAACAAGCCCCACAAAATGCATATATCACAAGTTAATTGGCTGCTAGCACTAAGCTAATACCATATACCACAAGTTAATTGGCTGCTAGCACTAAGCTAATACCATATACCACAAGTTTACACCTTCTGCTCATATTTTCCTTTctgttttactgataagtttaATCAATTGCATTAATAGCACTTAGATGGTTGGAAAATGTATACAATACACTATGCTTGTGTTGTTCAACCACATCCATTTTAACAAAATATCCCAATTATCTACACGTCATAGCTAGAACCCTTTACACCAAAACTATAAGTAACATGGAGAAAAGTATCCAAATGTTCAAGTATAAGAAAGGTATGATTTCCAGTGACCCTATTTCATAATTCATTAGTTTTGAATTTCATCTACTTACAGCTTCAATATCTTCTTCTGCCAAAGCTTGATAAACTCTAGATCTGCTCATAGGATTAATGCTCCCAAGCAAACTTGAATAACTTAGCTTGCTGGTGTTTTTTGCGTCCTTTAGTATGCAATCAGGGGGTTGCCCCTGCATAACAATTTAAATTGTATTCAATGGGAGAAATTACTAACTGTGTTCAAGAGTCAATAACAACATTAGTTTTCAAGAGTCAATAACAACTGTGTTCTTTTTGGAccgactaaaaaaaaataagcttCGCATATACAATTAGGTACTAATTGGCATTTGTATATTATAAGAGCTGGAAGGTTAAGTTAGTTGTGGACTTGTGGTGGGGTTGTAAGTACCCATCCTTAGATTAAGTCGCCTTTGGTATATGCAGTAACAGTGTTACAAATTCCAGCAAAAGCACACCAGTAACAACATAGAACATCAACAGCAATGCAGATTCATGTTTAGCCCCAAAAAAAAAGCAATGGCTTAGTTCAAAATGGAACAGCAAGTAACCTTATAGCACAACAGTTCCAACACCAAGATATGTAGGAGCTTAATTCATCAGATGCAATGGCCAAATCACAAATACAACAACAGCCCATAAAATGTAGTAGCACATGTCGTTCACTATTAGGCCAAAATGCTATGGCAAAAACCAAGCAACCATTTAATCTTAATTCATTACCGATCATAGAAGCCAACTGTAGGTAATGGCCAAGCAGCAAAACAACAAAATGTAAAGGCAGGTgtcattaaaatttaaaactgCACAACCATTACACCTTAGTTCTCAAAATAGAAACCAAGTGCAGCAATATGTTCTCAGTGCAACAACACTCAAAATTATCTCAAGGTTGTCCCAACAATGAATTTAAAAGTGTCACAACAGCCTTTAAGACAGTACACCTTGACAAGGAGATGTAACAACATAGCACCCTTGATCCTAACAGTGTTTTATACAACAGAATGTGGCAACTACTGCCTGCCCATTTAACACTGATAAGGCTCCAATTGCAGTAACGGTTAACCAAAAATATGCAGTAATAGCTTACCTGAAGTTCAGCAGCCAAATGATCCAAAATGCAGCAGTTTCTTACCAACAAACCCAACTCCAAATGTGGCTCGAAAAAACAACAGCAGGCAGCAGTCACTCCATTTCAAGTTTAGCAGCAAATTAGGGATTTCGATAAGCCCCCAAGTTATGCAAAATGTAACTTCTTAGAATAATGGTTTTACATATACAAAGACTCAATCGAAGTAGCCAATTTACATTGCAATTTTCCTACTAAAACGTATTTCTTATTCCAAGCAAATCATTCTTATAGACAAGTTAATAAATAGTAATTGAAAACCATGAAACGACATTGGTAATTCATAGATTGTATTCAGCCATCTTTATTGGCATTCAAGTTCAAAGGAAACGAACACGATCAACACCTATATATTAGAAAGTTAAGAATAAACCTGCTCATTTGTCAACGTCAAGAATATACTTTTCTGCATGGGATAGCACTTCTCAATAATTTGAAGATCTTGTTATCCTCCAAAGGAACTATTGGAGATATGCTGAGATATGGTCTgcatttctgcacagtttttcagcatttctgcacagcgtttcagcatttctgcactgtttttcagcatttctgcactgtgtttcagcatttctgcacgatTTTCTAAACTGCGTTTCAGTATTTTTTTAGTGTTGTGCTTCAGCAGTGATTTTTTTCTGCACTGcgtatttgtatttttgcactgCATTTTTCGCATTTCTGCAtaggtttttcagcatttctgcactaaGTTTCAGCATTTTAGTACAGTATTTTTAGCATTTTTGCACTGCATTTCAGAAATGCtaaaacgcagtgcagaaatgctgaaacgcagtgcagaaatgctaAAAACGCAGTGCAAaaatgctgaaaaactgtgcagaaatgctgaaacgttgtgcagaaatgctgaaacgcagtgcagaaatgctgaaaaactgtgcagaaatgctgaagcgcattgcagaaatgctgaaacgctgtGCAGAGATGCtgaaaaactgtgcagaaatgctgaaacgcattgcagaaatgctgaaacgcattgcagaaatgctgaaacgcattgcagaaatgctgaaacgctgtgcagaaatgctgaaacgcagtgtagaaatgctgaaaaactagCATTTTTGCACTGCATTTCATTAGCATTAGCAGTACAAAAATGCTAAAAATACTGTACTAAAAGCACACCAGTAACAACATAGAACATCAACAGCAATGCAGCTTTATATCCTATTTGTAACAAAAGCATACATATATCGGTTGGCTGCTATAGTCTTGCAACTACAACTTCATAGTGTTACAAATCACCAAATAGCAAAGGGCATATTATACTCCGCAAGTAGAATTAGTAAAGCACAGAAACATAAACTTGGCATGATGTCAATCTATGCCTGCACACATAGCTACAATACAAAAAGAGCAAGAACTGCCGAAACGCCCCAAATAGACTCAGCAGAAATCATTTTCACCGTTTTGTCAATAATAATTGAATTTTGACATGAGTAATCGTCTTATCTCAAGTAATCGTACTAGTTCTCCACAATACAGCATGAACATTTTAATGACAAAATGATGGAAGGAGATCTAGGAACTACGCAGCTCTTGCAGTCTCAATAAATGTCATTTAAAAAAAGTATATCATCTTCTGTGTTTTAACAAAATGCAGTCATTTCTTTGCCTTCTAAAagacaacaatcatgtcaagtgTAACAGCTTCTATCAAATGCACAACTATATATTAAGAGCAACAGTTTTACCCCAACATACAACAGCAAAATGACTAAAAGTGCAGCAATTTTTATTCAGGATTTTCGCAATGTAGCATCAATTCTTGTTTGGCAAAAGTAGGCACCAATCAAGTATAGGAGTTTCTATCTCAAAGACCACATATGTTTGTTGTGAATGCAATCATTCAAACACAGTAAACAACTCTCAAAGTGCAGATACAAAACTCATTCAAATGTAGTAGCAGTTCATCAAATAGCAAAGTAAGGCACAAAATATGTCTCCACTATAGCAGTTGCTTGCCTAAAAAACAATCAGCAACCTGACACTTATTTCAGCTTCTAAAGATGCAGTAACATTtcaagtactataagtcacaatattttATACTAAACATTgtttacatataaatatataaacaATCTATGTAACAAACAGTGTGTATTCACTAATGGGGTTGAATTgtttacatataaatatataaacaATCTATGTAACAAACAGAGTGTATTGACTAATGGGGTTGATAAAAAATTCACCTTTGGACCCATAGTGACtttaacaacatcaacaagttCTTCAATACCTTGAAGCAATGCAGCTCGAGCTTCAACACCAAATCTAATATCCTTTGCAGCATAACTTCTACTCCAATTTAACCTTCCACCAATCTGCAACAAAAACCATTTATAAACAGACAATCCAAAATACAGCTCTTCTTGatctataccaaaaaaaaaaaaaaaaagtatcttgCAAAATAGTACTCACTTGTTGGGTGTTGGTTCTTGCCACTCTGTACAAAACAAGAAAATGGGTATTTGTTAAAAGTAATAAAGATTACATTTTTCTaacacaaaaaagaaaaacaagaaaatggGTATTTCTTAAAAGTAATAAAGAATACATTTTTCTAACAGAAAAATCCAAGTTATAAAATGTGAATATTACCTGGCTTTGGAAGCAAGATTTGCTACAAAACGATACATTTTGTTAATGAGAAATGCTGCTAAGAGAGAAGAACAAGCTGAAATAACTTATTGAAACGGAAAATATCATTCaccttttagttaaaaaaaatgacaaactgaaacaaaaaaaatcgagtaagaaacccagttcactaacactgatttcaaatcacagaatataaagaatgttgagttcttcaagctttttctcgacatgcaacgaattaaaacaaactttaaccaccaaataatattatcctacaagatttagcacaaacaaaggtcgaatttccattttcatcagattttggccgaaatagagattcccaacacttaaccttcaaataaattataaacccaACAGTTTTCAACACACCCAACTTCGATTTTAGCCCAAAAAAATACTTAAAGACACTCTGTCCTTTAGATAATAAGCAAGAAAACACAGATAGATTTAATGTCAGAAAATACAAAGAAGgagataaagaagaaagaaactgcccataaaacatagaaaaatcaaaacatacctttcctttagataaaagttgcagtagaagaagagaaaaacacaatagaaaccctagattcACATTATTTTGATCTATGTTGTGCTCTCTCTGTCTATGTTAGCAATTTCGCACAGTCTATCTCTCTATCTGTGTTGGCTGCTGTgtttggaaatgaaataatgtgtaCCCTAGCTAGGAGAtatctttttttttacattttacGACGGAATAGCGACGGATTTTATATTCCGTCGCTAAATAATACATTCATTtcttttaataattaatattGCGACAAAATATTCCGTTGCTGCAAATATATATCTTTTTGTAGAAAAATTAAAGGCCTAGCGACGGATATTTCGTTGCTGAATCCGTcgctaattaaaaataaaatttgtcgcgCCTCTTCTGTTGCTAAATCTGTAGTGAAATTTAAGGCGCCAAAAATTCGCGCTAATTATTAGTAACGAAACTCAGTTTTTGTTGCTAATCCGTCACTATATAATGAGATAaaattttagttgcttttctTGCGACAAAATGAGAAATTCGTAGCTAATCCGTCGTTAATTAGCGACAGAATATGGTCTGtcgctaatattccgtcactaaacgctgATTTTTTAGtagttggaatttgacataagagtattatgttaaacattatcttttggattttgaatttaggttatatttccgattttaatttatttgctttagtactattgacttgttattcatattgcatgttgtttatttttcacttatagTTGATATATTTTTTaccaaacatttgaataatgttctggcattatatttataattttttttttttggtcaaacatCCCATCCATGATGTTCTCTCAAaaatagtcttcttttaagttttacaattattaaaattaaaatattactaatttgaaaaatatatttcaattattttttacaatattagttacaaacttatgtttatttattaatatatttcaagaaacaatgtgttattaaataactaatttaatatcatttataaaggcacacattttttaatattaattctaaatttttgataattaaattttagttttaaattaaacaaactgtgtaattacacttgtgcaaacaAACAGCATGCTTGTAATTACActataattacattatgacaaacaaacaggtcgttgtaattataATACTATATAATTACTAGGTTGTgcaattactaccctagtaattacaccaattccaattaccatgtggcttttcAAATAGACCCTAAAGGTTTAACCCATAAAATCTAAACGGAAaatggccaaatatacccctggactatcggaaaagggctaaatatactcctcgttatactttgggtccaaatataccctgtCGTTATACTATTAGTTCAAATATTTCCCCTCCTCTGTTAAAGTTATCCAATGTGGACATCCAATCCTACATAGCACTAACAttcgatgaggtggatgccacgtggtATGCCACCTCAATACCCCTAACTCATTTTATCTCTTCCtctcttccaccactaaaattcTCTTTCCCTCCACCACCATTGCCATCATTACTGCAATCATGACCACCTCTTCAAATTTCCAGTAGGTCCGCCTCCAACAGGGATCAGAGGCACATTAGAAGTCGTCCTTATTCAAAATTTCCTTCCCCTTTAATTTGAATGTGAAATTTTTTTCCCAAGAAAATGCATACTTCCAACCTAAGTTGCACGGACTCGCCAGTTTAGGTGCCATTCTAGTCTCAACAggggtcgggggggggggggggggggggaacgccTGGGATACGATCAACTAACTCCGGATACTTTGATTGGAGTCCGTCGACAAATTTGGGGGAAAAACTAGTTTCCGGTCAACCGGAGTCCGTTTAGATGGAGAGTTAGTTGTCGGCCATGGCTTTCTTCTTCTATCTtgaggaaagaaaaaagagacgACCTAGAATTTGCTCTGAAAGTTACAAATCTGTACGAACTTGAAAGAGAGACGGCCTAGAACTTACAAGATCTGTAAGTTAAGTTGGGGAATTGAAGAAGATGACCTAGAAGTAGAAGACACGTGAACAAGCAGACTTTTAAATCTAATAATAAAATGACCCCTTTATTCTCCATTATATGTTATTTATCCCCTTTATTTTTCATTATATGCTACTTGTGACACATAATTGAAAGGCACCTAATTATGCTATTTATAAATGTTTATGctatttataaatatatttttcttatACAATATAGGGATAATTTCTAAATTCATAATTAACTTGTTGATTTTTTgataattaatttatatttttaatcGTGTAAAAGTGCAGACAAATTTGCTAGTTGTACATAATAAAAATGACCCCTTTGTAAAACGGTTATTCTTGGTACATCATTTTTTCATATGCCatttaaataatataaattataaattATTGCAAATTATAGTATTTTGTTTTACATAATTTTCTAATATGTAATTTGAGAATGAATTGAAAATATTTTAGAAAAATGACAAAGAAGTATAATATACATGTAAGTTTTTCATAGAATATCTCTCAAAATTTATAAAATCTTTATggctttatatttttttaatacttTTGAATTTTTTATCTGAATCCCCGCACCTGTATCCATAACTGGATCCTCACCCGTATCGGATACCCGTACCCGAGTCCGTACAATTTAGCTTCCAATATATAGTTCTCTGTTGCTAATCTAAGCTTTCATCCTTTCAATCTTTAGATATTTACAAGACCATTCATATCTTTTGTACCTTCAAATGGATGCCCTATATTGATTATTAGAAAAAGTTTTTACTAGTCGAAGAGCAAAGGCATTTAGTCTGTTTTACCTTGCAATGTTCTTAATCTGTTTATTTTTTtgtatagaaatattaaactcGTTCATAAACATTGCTGAAATCTGCTTAATGATGTTGCTTGAAATTTGAAGAGGTTGTCATGGTGGCGGTAACGGTGGTAATGGTGGTGGAGGGGAAGGAAATTTAATGGTGGAAGAGAAGgagggtaaaatgggttagggatGTTGAGATGGAATGCCACGTGGCATCCGCCTCATCGAATTGTTAGTGCCACGTAAGATCGGATGTCCACATTGGACCACTTTGACGGAGAAGGGGTATattatatttgaaccaatagtataacgacaggggtatatttggacccaaagtataacgagcgATATATTTGACTCTTTcccaatagtacaggggtatatttggcccaatTCCGAAATCTAAATCTTGAAATCTGTTTTGTTCCATAAACATGTTATACCTATAATATCCCAAATTTTATTTAACTCTAACTGTCGTTActagaattatatatgtatgcgaaTAAGGTAGGGATGTTCCAAAAGCATAAAGCAGAAGAAGTCAGTGGACAAAACAGATATTCAAGTAAGGTACCAAATAAAAGTTTACGTCGGAACTTTCTCACCGATGTTGATTTTCCGCCTCTGGGATTTCCTCTCCGCCTTGGTGCCATTGAAACTGAAACACGGCCTGAAATAAAACAGCTACTAAGTTGATGTGTCTTTTTGATTGGCCAgtagatttttttcttttttttctttttgttcatGACCAACTAAAGGTTACGACTATTGCAAATGTAATTAATCTCTTTTATTTCTGTTATGCGTCAGTGTGGATATAGGATCATTTGCTGAAACATTTGGTATTTAGTCTAATTTCAGGAATACTCTTAAGACAAAAAGGATTTCGAAACTACCATAATGTAGTTGGGATGAAATCAGAGACCACCATGTATAGTTAGATGGGAAATTGGGTAGAAAGGTCTAAAAGTAAATAACAAATTAGATACAATTTAATACTCATGAATGTATAATTACTTCTAATAAAGGTTGGAGAGTGATACAGAGCTTCATTGGATTTATGAGAAAAAAAATAGCCAAGCTATTTGTGGTTTAGAATTCTAATGCTCCCTTATCAGCTTTTGTTTTAATCAATTGCTATTACGtgggctgattttttttttttttttttaaaggggcaATTCGCTGGAATGTCCTTattgaggtggtctttaatttttgtccattaaatttgtggtctttaataaGGATGTCAGTGGGGACGGGACTGGGGGACGGGACAGTCCCAGTCCCGTCCCGTGTCCGGCCCGCTCCGGCAACTGACCGACAGGGTCGGTCAACTATGGGGGAGCGGGTAGAGGGGATAGGGGGACGGCTAGGGGGCGAGGGGACGGGCAGGAAAATCCCTGTCAGTCCCGGTCCGATCAGTCGGAGGCCCGGTACTAAACCGGCTGACCAGTCCCGACCCGCcggaaaatttatttatttattttttagttaAAAGACTGTCTGACCATTGGGCCCAACAAAAATGTTAACGTCGGGACTCCAAATGGTCTGATTTTCAACCGTTGGAGTCCCCTATCtcccaaaaaaaaatatactcCCAAAGTTTAATAAATTGCATTTTAATCCAAATACTAAACTATTGGTTTCGTGCAAGCTTCGTGGTCTCATGAAGAAAATTATAGGGCAGTTATTAGCTCTTTATTAGCaagatatatttttcttttatcattaatcatattaGACCAAGTTGCAATACAACAAAAGTGGGAAACAAGTGCTCAAAGCAGGaaattaaaatatgaaaataaaccATCTAGTGTTTGAGGAGAATTTCGTTGATCAATTTGTCTATGTTCACGTAAGATGATCCTGTTGGTTTTGAAGCAGCTTCTTCAGCCAATTTCTTCCACTCCATTGCCTTTTTCTTCATCTCTTTGCCTTTCTCTCCCACCATCAACTCTCTCACAAGACTTTCAACTTCATCCCTTTTCACATTATTGTCAATTTCCATTCCAATTCCCCATTGGGTTCCTTTGAACCAACAGTTAGTCTGTTGTTCCGCGAAAAACGGCCAGCAGATCATTGGCACCCCACTACCAATACTTTCAAGGGTTGAATTCCATCCACTGTGAGTCAAGAACCCTCTAATAGCAGGATGGCTAAGGACTTGTTCTTGCGGGCACCAACTTGTTAACATCCCTCTTTCTTTAGTTTCTTCCACGAATTTGGATGGAAGAATTGCTTGTTCCCCTGATACAATATCAGGCCTTATGATCCACAAAAATTCCATCTGACTATTGGCAAGTCCCCAAGCAAATTCGATTAGTTGGTTTGCGGTCATGACAGTGATGCTCCCAAAATTGACATAAACTATAGAGTTTGGTTTCTTGGAATCAAGCCATTCAAGACACTTTGGATCCTCTTTCCAAAGATTAGATCCCAAGCACTCCAAATTCTTGTCCTCAATATGTTTTACAAGAAAATGCAAGGGCCCAATCGCATAGATAGGAGGAAGATGTGTCTGAAGTGATTCAAGAACTTCCTTCTCTAATGGATCAAATGTATTGATAACAATTGCAGAAGCAGATTTGCTTCTATCTGTTTCTTGGACAAGGAACTTGAACATAAATTCATCTGGATTTGTACTTCTCAAGAAACTTGGTAAATCCCTCAAACGTATACCTTTCATGCCTGGTATCCAATCCAGCGCCGTTTCCAAATACCCATTGGTCATGTCACTTGCATCTGCAGTTTCCCCCAAAAACATAAACGAACAAAAGTTAAAACACAAATACATTTAAATTGCAATTTTAAAACAGGACAAATAAAACAAGACTATACCTTTAAGTGGAAAGTATCCTTTTTCAGCAAGGTCGCGGTAATGCACGTAACCTAATACACCACAAGCACTTGGTGTCCAAAAGAGAACTTCAGGGATACCCAAATCTTGAGCAGCATCAAGAGTGAAGCTCATACAACCATCGGAAACGATGCATGAGACAGGTGGCACGTTAGTATTTTTGAGCTTTGCAAGTAACTCTTTGAAAGGACCTAAACAAGTATTGGTAGTGGATTCACATAGAGCTGCAATATCTTGAGTTGCATCGGCATCACATGGTGGGAGGCCATCAGGAATGGTCTCAAATCGAAAAGATGGAAACCCTTTGAGGGAATCAGGGCCGCGAGACTTAAGGAGACGCCTATGGTTGTATTCAGTGTTGACAAAAGTGATGTGAAAGCCTTTGTGATTGAGGATTTTGGCTAACTTTAACATAGGGTTGATATGACCTTGGCAAGGATATGGTATGCAAACTGCATGAGGCTTGTCAAGTTCATGAGTTCTAGTGGAACCCATTTTTAAGTGAGCTTTGGGTTTTATCTGAAAGAGTAATAAGCGAAAAGATTGGTCTGATTTTGGCTAGTAGAAGAAGGTGCAGGTATTTATATATAGAGAATATCAAAAGTG
Coding sequences:
- the LOC132627542 gene encoding 7-deoxyloganetin glucosyltransferase-like, whose translation is MGSTRTHELDKPHAVCIPYPCQGHINPMLKLAKILNHKGFHITFVNTEYNHRRLLKSRGPDSLKGFPSFRFETIPDGLPPCDADATQDIAALCESTTNTCLGPFKELLAKLKNTNVPPVSCIVSDGCMSFTLDAAQDLGIPEVLFWTPSACGVLGYVHYRDLAEKGYFPLKDASDMTNGYLETALDWIPGMKGIRLRDLPSFLRSTNPDEFMFKFLVQETDRSKSASAIVINTFDPLEKEVLESLQTHLPPIYAIGPLHFLVKHIEDKNLECLGSNLWKEDPKCLEWLDSKKPNSIVYVNFGSITVMTANQLIEFAWGLANSQMEFLWIIRPDIVSGEQAILPSKFVEETKERGMLTSWCPQEQVLSHPAIRGFLTHSGWNSTLESIGSGVPMICWPFFAEQQTNCWFKGTQWGIGMEIDNNVKRDEVESLVRELMVGEKGKEMKKKAMEWKKLAEEAASKPTGSSYVNIDKLINEILLKH
- the LOC132622866 gene encoding uncharacterized protein LOC132622866 — its product is MQKSIFLTLTNEQGQPPDCILKDAKNTSKLSYSSLLGSINPMSRSRVYQALAEEDIEADAKGNDVDLSLILINVKHITKLLGEQGREEYMVLDLKHKVICFLLERTKLCTNNT